A genomic region of Solanum dulcamara chromosome 2, daSolDulc1.2, whole genome shotgun sequence contains the following coding sequences:
- the LOC129880795 gene encoding uncharacterized protein LOC129880795 isoform X2, protein MACSNTFGLVTGAFLLGFGMSEIPKSMWKNADWTTRQKVLSHKIAKMAVKLDDAHQELSNAIVVAQATSKQMSKRDPLRRYMDVIDNMLVQMFREDPSFKPQGGQLGEDDMDYDTDDKSMAKLRRNLRIAREEYYRYKSEYLTCVTEALELEDTIKNYEQRNATGWKFVSTLRSERAGTLGSFFDTTELIWRCVLRKQLEKASAVILGCMSAAILLAEATLLPRGVDLSLFSILIKSVGDQEVLVQVFAFLPLMYMCVCTYYSLFKAGMYMFYSLTPRQTSSVSLLMICSMIARYAPPISYNFLNLISLGQNKKTIFEKRMGTVDKAVPFFGQGFNKIYPLIMVVYTLLVASSFFDRIIRFFGNWKVFRFQSEIDDMDGFDPSGLLILQKERSWLEQGRKLGEHVLPLARNFNNMTVDLESDGNTIHTSGFESKAFMESSKDRGSSSKPLKDEARRYSGSKEAISSKYALREQGKLPSHVKPMDEDIGSTKVSLLDSASSQSGGTVAAPSGLAGRWASMKAGFQNFKTNIEAKRLIPLRQVGEFIPLRQTQDTNVSCASSSESLDEIFQKLKRPALESENYGDDEDDERRPRR, encoded by the exons ATGGCATGCTCAAATACTTTTGGACTTGTGACTGGTGCTTTTCTTCTAGGTTTTGGTATGAGTGAAATTCCAAAGAGCATGTGGAAAAATGCAGATTGGACTACTCGTCAGAAGGTGCTTTCTCATAAAATTGCGAAAATGGCTGTGAAGCTTGATGATGCCCATCAAGAATTATCAAATGCTATTGTG GTTGCTCAGGCTACATCGAAGCAGATGTCCAAGCGTGATCCTTTGAGGCGTTATATGGATGTTATTGATAATATGTTAGTTCAAATG TTCAGGGAGGATCCATCTTTCAAACCGCAAGGGGGTCAATTGGGAGAAGATGACATGGATTATGATACAGATGATAAATCAATGGCAAAGCTTAGGCGTAATCTTCGTATAGCTCGAGAGGAGTACTATAGATACAAAAG TGAGTATTTGACATGTGTAACAGAGGCTCTTGAACTGGAAGATACTATAAAGAATTATGAGCAGCGCAATGCAACTGGTTG GAAATTTGTTTCAACCTTGAGATCTGAAAGGGCTGGAACGTTGGGTTCCTTCTTTGATACAACAG AATTAATCTGGCGATGTGTCCTGCGGAAGCAATTGGAGAAGGCCTCAGCTGTAATTCTTGGTTGTATGTCTGCTGCTATTCTATTAGCAGAAGCAACTCTATTGCCAAGGGGAGTTGATTTGTCTCTATTTTCCATTCTTATAAAGTCTGTTGGAGATCAAGAGGTTCTTGTTCAG GTGTTTGCTTTTCTGCCACTTATGTATATGTGTGTCTGCACTTACTATTCGCTGTTCAAAGCTGGAATGTATATGTTTTACTCATTGACACCGAGACAAACAAGTTCCGTGAGTTTGTTGATGATCTGCTC GATGATTGCTCGTTATGCACCTCCAATTTCGTATAATTTCCTTAACCTTATCAGTCTAGGCCAAAACAAGAAAACCATTTTTGAGAAG CGAATGGGAACTGTTGACAAGGCTGTTCCTTTTTTTGGTCAAGGATTCAACAAAATTTATCCACTTATTATGGTTGTATATACGTTGCTAGTTGCAAGCAGTTTCTTTGATCGGATAATCAGATTTTTTGGGAACTGGAAGGTATTTAGATTCCAGTCAGAGATAGATGATATGGATGGTTTTGATCCATCAGGGTTACTGATCTTGCAGAAAG AACGAAGCTGGCTTGAACAAGGACGCAAACTTGGTGAACATGTTTTGCCATTGGCAAGGAATTTCAACAATATGACAGTGGATCTGGAGTCTGATGGCAATACCATA CATACAAGTGGTTTTGAATCAAAGGCATTCATGGAATCAAGCAAGGACCGAGGGAGTTCTTCAAAACCTTTGAAAGATGAGGCCCGTAGGTATTCAGGGAGCAAGGAAGCCATTAGCAGCAAATATGCCTTGAGGGAACAGGGCAAGCTACCGTCTCATGTGAAGCCAATGGACGAGGATATAGGCTCTACTAAGGTCTCTTTACTTGATTCTGCCAGCTCTCAATCTGGCGGCACAGTAGCAGCTCCATCAGGTTTGGCTGGAAGATGGGCATCAATGAAAGCAGGTTTCCAGAATTTCAAAACAAACATTGAAGCAAAAAGGTTAATTCCACTACGCCAAGTTGGTGAATTTATTCCTTTACGTCAAACTCAGGATACAAACGTTTCTTGTGCCTCCTCATCCGAATCTCTagatgagatattccagaaatTAAAACGGCCTGCTTTGGAGAGTGAAAATTACGgtgatgatgaagatgatgagaGAAGGCCCAGGAGGTGA